The nucleotide window tagaagaaaaatatacaaCTCCATAGGGGTCTGGGTTGCATAGAGAAAAATACTCTGGGTTACATAAGCAACTCCAGGCCTCATTTTTTTAGCTTTTCTCTCATATAACCCATCTGTGTCGTTTCAGGTACAACAAACTGACGCAAAAGCAGGATAATGATATTGCTGTCTATGAGGCCCTCACAGGGGAGGTCCGCTTCTCCCAAACTCTGCCCCAGCCCAACAACCTCAACAGGTGGCTACATCTGTGACAcaccaacacatgcacacaatcatTAATTGAATTACCTCAGTCTAATGTGATAACTGTTGTTTGACAGTCTGTTGctaaagaagatggagaagtgGCTGAAGCTGATGTTTAAGATGTCGCCtcaggagagaggaaaagaccCCGACGCTACGCCCAGCGACTGCTTCTCCCAGCTGGAGATCATCCTGCAACTCAAGGTTGATTAAGTAATTCATTCGTTTCATCTTTcactttcctctgtgtgtttattcaatGTAAAGAGTTTAGATCTGATGGTGCAGCTATAGTTAAATGTAAAGTTTAAAAGAGTTGCCTTTTAAGGGATTGTTCACCAGTTTTTCTATTGGTTTATACTGTAAAATGATGATGGACAACACAACTTAATTTCCTTACACTATCCAGAAATATCCTGGAAATGAAAGccaccatcttgcacatttgatTCTTTGCAGAAGCAATAAAGGAATGGgatctaaaatgacagaaaacatctttgatTTGATGCATAATTTTACTTTTTAGCTTGATCCACTTTGAGGAGGctcatgacctatactgctgccagccacctgATGGCTATCAAGGTTGCTTGACTGTTGGAGAGCTTtcacgttgtccatctttatgcaGTCAACAGCTAAGAACAGCACATGTACTTGTACTGTCTTCATGTGCGTTGTCCTTCTCGTTTCCCTCAGCTGGTTCACGTCCTGAACATGATGTCCGCTAAGATCCTCGTTTACTCGGTCTCGGATGATGAGACTGTGGCCGACCTGCAGCTGAGAATAAAAGAAGACACTGGCATccctgcagccaatcaggagctgctgctggaggcgggACTAGTCTTGGAGCCTAATGGACTGGCCACGCAGTGTGCCGTGGACTACAAAGTAATATTTAACATTCACAGTACAcacagaatatttaaaaaacacattgtgatAATAGAGTCATAGTATTattatgtgtgtgcatatatgtaTCTGTAGGAAATAGATGGGCGCCGGACAGACTTGCCCCTGGTCTTCCTGTTTGATCGCTCTTCTTGCAGTTACGAGCCTCAGTTTGCTCCCCGCACCCTCCCAGAAAACATCCGCTTCTGCCGTGAGTTTGATTTTTGTTGGATATTAAAAAAGTacaatgtcttgttttgttttttgttttttttagatcttTGTGTCATTTAGTTCAATTGAATGCTCTTTAATGGTATACACACAATTGGCATTttaggtgttgtttttttttcagtagaAGTTTTGCATTTGGGTGTGTGATAAACTaggtaaataaaaataacaaagtatGGCTATGGATAAATTATGTTCAAAATCAGCACAGGTTTGACTGTAATTGCTACATATTCACTactgatataaatatatcatataatatGTCTCATCTGCCAGAACTGACCTTTCTCTGAGGCAAAattcacactacaaactttgGATTGAAATAAGATAACAGTAAACATCTGTTGCCTCTTTCTaaattttgtgtgtttctttgtctctgtctttctcataGAAACTAATCCCATGCACCCTCTGGCTTACAGCCCTCTGAGGAGGACTTGTGGCCAGGCGTGGCAGACCATCTCCTCCCTGAAGGAAGACTGGCAAAGACTGCAGCAGGGGCAGAAAGCTGCCATGTAGGACATACAcacaactctcacacacagcagaaaagTGTATGAACTGTTTGCTaacacatttcttcttctcattctttCAGCATGAGCCTGCTGAGGCACAACTCTTTTCTGTCCAAACAGAAGAATGAGATGGTGTCCCTACACCAGCGGCTCATGGCCAAGCTTGACTTCTTCTCCACCAGCCTTCACATAGACATGGACAAATACCAGGAGCAGACAGCCACTGGGATCGGTATTATAGCCCATTATATACCAAATCATCTTAATAGATAGAAGGGAGTTCCATTACAGCTGCCTTTAAAATAATATCGGTAGCTTGAGAGCCAGGAAGAAAGTGCACGTGAATGTGTCGAACATTTCAGTCTACCACCGACTAATGATGGTCTTTttacatctgcagcctcagagaagctcctctgtgtgtggagGGAGATGGAGCAAACTGCTGCGGGCTGTGGTCaggtagagtgtgtgtgtgtgtgtgtacttgtgcttacatctttgtgaggaccattttaagcatagacctTATGGCGTGAAGACATTAtgagaaagtgaggacattttgggaagcCCTTACTTTTTCAATGGGCTGATCGAGGGTTAAGATTTGCTTTGTGAGTAAGGATTAGGTTTGGTTAGGTTTAGGCTTTTAGTTGAGatggtttaggttagggtaatgggctagggaatgcattttGTCAATGAAGGTCCTCAccaagatagaagtacaaggtTGTGTGGGTGCTTTATTCACTTGTGCTGTAAAAAGACTAaaacctttgtgtgtgtatccaggCCAATGTGAGTGAATTGGAGGAAGAGatgatgcagctgcagcaggacatAGTGGATGTGCAGAGGCAGCCGTGGAGGAGTGGGGAGGCCCTGGACACATTGTAAGTCTGAACCAAATTTAACtgtaaaagcaaagaaaacaactgcTTTGTGATCTTCCATCGTGCTCACGTCCCTGCTGTGATCCTCAGAGAGGGAAAGGCGATGGATATGTTCCGCAAACTCAGAGAGAAGCCCAGAGGTTTGGACTTTTCATGCCTCCGCTCACTTTTTACCTAACACTCGTTATGGTGTTTCCATTTGAAAATAAacctccttttattttttttattcttctgtctttccttttcctgtCCTTCCTTCAGACCAGCGGTGTCCAGGCGACAGTCATGACGTAGTGCGCCTGGTGGATCAGGCTGTGCAGTTCTACCAGAAGAAGCTCAGGGACTTCTACACACACCTTAGGTACTCGCACACAAAATCCCCAGATCAAACAAAACAGGTCTCAGTACCATAACTACAAAAATCTAGCACGCCTTCTCCAGAATAACCAATGAATTCTGTTATTGTGTTGGGGAAAGCACATACTTCAAAATGTCATAGTAGCAAAAGCAGAGATGTGACTAATAACATATTCACAAACAGGAGAGTGAAGTCTTTATAAATATGTGTGGTGTAGACACAGCCCTGAGACGAGGTCTGCTCCGGCTGAATAATGGAACACACTGATTAATATTTATAAGTGTATTGTGATGGCCAAGTGCAAAAGGTGACAGATTTGTAAGATTTAATTAAAAGCATACTGACGTTTACAACTTGAGATTTGATTGTTCGTGTAAAGAATCGCAACCCTTTATTAATGAAAGATTCCATTCAACATTACACCATCACATCTGCGGTTTTAAATGAGTGTTTTAAAACAGCTTTCACGTTATCCACAATAACTCGTGATGAGCAGGTACATTTCTTCCATATTGAGCCGCTGTTCACCGTGGCCACACCCCTGTGCGTGTGTTTGGCAGTAAGACCGCCGTGTGTCGTCAGCGGGTGATGGAGCTGCTGCCGAAGGTGGAGGGCGTGGTCCAGCAGATGGCCGAGAGCGAACAGGTCCTGATGAGTCTGCAGGAGAAGCGACAGAGGGAGCTGTGGAACCTGCTCAAAGTCGCCTGTGTGAGGACAaatgaactacacacacacacacacacacacagatatgctGCTTTCTTGATtgcatataaacatatataacaCCAGTACATCCATAAAACTATAGTGTGACTCAGTAGAGCTGCGTCAAATTCCATATACTCAAATACCAGTCCCCTTAATATGCCTtatacatgaattattcccttggaaACTGGGGAAAACTTCAAAATGCCATTTCttgccatgttaaagaaagtgatgggAAATAATCTTGGATCcgcccctttgtccagatcgAAGCCTAAATGTGATGCGTCCTTTCTTGGCCCTTGTCACATCTTTCAACCAACTTCTTTGGAAAtctgtgtagtttttgtgtaatcctgctctATGATTCTTTTGTGGAAGTTATAATAACCATAGGGTTGCAGGAAGTATACCGATACTGACAAGTTATATAAACTCAAATTAGATTGAATTTACCCATTTCCATTGAACACCCTTGTTTATTTCGGCTCCGTGACTCATCAATGTGAAATAGTCCAGATGtcaaacattcaaatgacaaaaGCTGAGCCAATTCTATGCAGTTACCGCAAGAATGTATTTATCTTTGTCTTCCACATTAAGCAGGTGCTGTGCTAATTAAGAAAGTGcatcatgttttcttttgtagaGTAAAGTTCGCAGCCCGGTGAGTGGGAGTCCAGATGGATTACGAACCCCCTCGTCGGTGCCTCCTCAGCTGACACCCAAACAAAGTTTACAGCAGTTGTGAGtgcattcacactcacactcacacacacacacacacacacacacacacacacacacacacacacacacacacacacacacacacacacacacacacacacaaacacacacacacacacacacactcacactcacacaccggGGTTTAAAAGATATTACTTATTCAGGGTATAAGAATTGTTTTACTGAAATATAATTATGAGctacagaaaataaactttacttGACATTTCACTGACTCAAATATTGGCACAGCCTTGAGAATTCTTTACCTATTTCTGAGCTTTTAATCACAACTTGAGTCAAAGTTGGGGGAGTCTTCTTTGTGTACTGATGATCACCAGAGACTTTACAGCATAAACACTTGATGAACTGTTGGGTTATCGTGAGTAGCATCTTCATGAGTCAAACCCTGGTTGTGTCTTCAGGGATGAGTCTCTggtggagcagagcagaacgTTCGAGAGTCGACTGCAGAGTTTGCTGCACGACACCATGCAGGAATCAGAAAACAGTATGGAGGTTTGTCcatgctctctcacacacacatacacgcacacacaaaaacacacacacacacacacaactcccacAGCTCCCGCAGCTCTTATTCTCATCTTGTTTCGATGTCAAACAGCTTTCATTGGTTTTCCCTTTGTTTGTGCCCCAGATGTTGAGTGAGTGGACGTGGCTGAGCGGAGGCCAGGGTTTCTCCAGTGATCTCGCCTGAGTTCAGGTTCAGTCATGGATTACATGTGGTGCTGTGCTGCCTCTGTGTGGATGGGACGTCGCACTGCACAGAGACGTGCTACCAGCTGTTCTTTCAATGTGAGTTGAGCAACAATGCAATAGATGCTGGCACATATTTGCTGAAGATTAGATGAGATTAGAGAGTGGGTACATCTGTTCACTGCCGATCATCAGAGCACTGAAGCCAATCATTACTGCAATCATGATTCACATCAGAGAAACTTCTTATATAAGTATTTATTGACCTTATCTGTACGTTTAAAAGAACGATCCAATGAGTTGGGGTAGAAGTTAACCTCATCATGCACAGTTAAACCATTCCACTGATTTCATCAGATGATCCTACCAAAGTGTggttaaacttaaaaaatgtttataaaatcCCAGTCAGAACAATCCCAGTATGAGGAGAGATTTGCTCGAACTCTCTTGAAATATCCCAGAAATTTATTTGAACCACAAATTTACGTTAGAGAATACatgaatgtaaataatgtgttgcagtgatttgaaatatttccatcccctttatttaaaaagacttTTGCACATTAAtcacaagttaaaaaaacatatttcaataGTATTTTAAAGAAGATGTGTGTCAGGTATCAACATTTTATCCGATTTTACATGTTTCTTAATGCAGCattgttttttatatcaaaatgtattttcgcTGAATATCATGTAATTTTatgagtaaatatatttttttctacatCTCCTGATAATGACATGGGGGTtttacacaaaaacaggaaCACCAGCACAGTGTGGTGCAGTCCGGTATCCTTGCAATGATTTCAAGAGATTCAAAAGTTTTTAATGTGACTCAATGTTTGTAGAGACGACACGTGCATATCCCGTTATACTCTCTGGGCCTGGTTCAGGGTGGTGTTAAGTACAGATGATTTACGGTCTAAAGCATAACTTTTGATTTTGAAAAGGTTCTTTGTTGATTTCAAAAATTGTCAAATTTATTGTAAAACTGTGAAAGCAGTTTGTCAGTTAAATAGATTTATGCAGTAACGgcctttatttgtattgcattTGAATCTGTGAATTTTAGATAAGACTGCTACAGCACAATGTTGTACGGTTGCATCATGAGATTTTTCACACTTACACATCCAATCTGTATCCTGAGTCGACTCTACATAGATAATTCACAGTGATGAGAGATGTTACATTATCCtgatggttgtttgtgttttacaattGTACTGATAACAGAATGTTAGACGAAACCCCTCATTTTCTATCTtgaacagtgtttttatttttctgtaaatgACGTCTTCTTCTATTCATTCCAAGTTCTCTGAGGATAAGACACAAGTTCTTCTTCCTTCGCTGTTTCATGtcaaccaaaataaaaataaacacccaTCGATAAAGTTTTACATTCTTTATTCCATCAATTCAATAAAATTAGGTTGCGGTCCTAACTGTTGACTAAGTCTCCTATACAAAGCACAGCACAGATGAAGTGAAATGTAGTGGTAAAGGTTGAACAGGTACAGGAGACCAAACAAGACGACGAGGCTCCGAGCCCTTTTCACCAAAGAGGACCTGAAAATCGATGTTTTGGCAACTGAAGCATCACAGTTTCTAACTGCGtcactgaggtcaaaggtcggaaTCAGTCAGTCCACTCAGTCTGAGAGTGACCGGCCGCTCGCTGTGTTTCCTGCTCATCGCTCTACAGCCTTTattgcatctgtttacagtcacTGTGCTTGTCAAAGTGACACTGAAGTCAGTAGCTTCCCTTAAGCCTTGAAAGCATGCAACAAAACCACAACATACCAAAACAAGCTTCTTCTAATCATCTGATTCACGTCTGAGACTCAGAATATATCTAAAATTACCTGAACACAGTCAAAATAAGAAAGGGGCCTCATGTCGTGTTCCAGAAatacagatgtgtgtgagaCAAAGTGCACTTTGTCGAGTCAAACCGGTCACAAGGAGCACATTATTCAGAgaatgattattttcatgataCATATAACATATGGGACCTGTAAGTaatgcaacatttaaaatataatgcTTGCTTCTTTAAAAATTACAGTACTGGAGGTCTTGGAGGCTGCTCAGGGATCAGGGTTAAGGccaaagaatgtgtgtgtttgtgtacatatgtgtgtagCACTCAGTGTGCAGGGaagatgtgtttatgtgtggacCATTGTGGTGTTGTCTCATTTGGGCTGTGTCTTCTTCTCCTGCGTttgcttccctctctctctcctcttgtccgTCCTCCCACTGAATCTTTTTAGGCCTCCAGCTCGAAACCCATGCCCACTTTGTGTCCGCCGCCGTTCACGTTCTTCCCGTCGATCAGACCTGAGAGAGTGAGCTTCACTCCTGCAGGGAAGAGTGGTCAGATCATGTGAAGTTATCGTGCTGATGCGTTACAGGAAACGGGAAacgaaacaaaaaagaaagcagTTAACCAACCTGGCCTGAGGGTTTGTGTGTATCCAACTCCAACGAGGCAGGCGTTGTTCACTTTGGCCTGTGAAGAGAAACCAAACATGGACGATGAGGTGACCATAGGGAGCAGAAATCTACTTTAGTTACATCATTTGTTTCATGCATTTGAGATCCTCAGATCAACGACTGCAGAGGAGTTAGGCTTTGAAAGTCAAGTGGTTCTGCAGAGGGAGTAGGATTAGAGTGATTTGGCTCTATAGTAGCTACGTTGACCTTTCTGTGTATACTTAAATAAGTGTTaaactggttggtggaggcataaAACAGCAGGGTGGTATTTCCAGGTTTAAATCTAATTCTAGGGCTTTTTACCTGACATCTCCCAAATTTGAATTCATAACTCCTCACTGCAGAAATGCTCACTGTTGACAATACTATAGAGAACTGTATAA belongs to Platichthys flesus chromosome 3, fPlaFle2.1, whole genome shotgun sequence and includes:
- the ikbkb gene encoding inhibitor of nuclear factor kappa-B kinase subunit beta; this encodes MNRVPLQQQSCGSWELKGRLGTGGFGNVTRWQNKDTEEQIALKQCRQELSERNKERWCLEIQIMKRLDNVNVVAAREVPEGMQELVSGNDLPLLAMEYCQGGDLRKYLNLPENCCGMREGSVLILLRDISSALTYLHNKRIIHRDLKPENIVLQQGEKRLIHKIIDLGYAKELDQSSLCTSFVGTLQYLAPELIDRQQYTVTVDYWSFGTLVFECITGYRPFLPTWQPFPWYNKLTQKQDNDIAVYEALTGEVRFSQTLPQPNNLNSLLLKKMEKWLKLMFKMSPQERGKDPDATPSDCFSQLEIILQLKLVHVLNMMSAKILVYSVSDDETVADLQLRIKEDTGIPAANQELLLEAGLVLEPNGLATQCAVDYKEIDGRRTDLPLVFLFDRSSCSYEPQFAPRTLPENIRFCQTNPMHPLAYSPLRRTCGQAWQTISSLKEDWQRLQQGQKAAIMSLLRHNSFLSKQKNEMVSLHQRLMAKLDFFSTSLHIDMDKYQEQTATGIASEKLLCVWREMEQTAAGCGQANVSELEEEMMQLQQDIVDVQRQPWRSGEALDTLEGKAMDMFRKLREKPRDQRCPGDSHDVVRLVDQAVQFYQKKLRDFYTHLSKTAVCRQRVMELLPKVEGVVQQMAESEQVLMSLQEKRQRELWNLLKVACSKVRSPVSGSPDGLRTPSSVPPQLTPKQSLQQLDESLVEQSRTFESRLQSLLHDTMQESENSMEMLSEWTWLSGGQGFSSDLA